The Bombus terrestris chromosome 6, iyBomTerr1.2, whole genome shotgun sequence DNA window AGGGATGATATAATGAAATGTACggaagaagaagcatttagagtATTGGGGACTAAGAAGGAGCTAGATAGAACAAAACTAGATGCATTTATTGCCCGTGGTGCATATCAGGCAAAGAATTTAAATGTctcatatttgtggaataaaatttggagacctgcatttttttcaaaaacaataaGCAGAACTGACTTTGCTGAAATTGTGAAGGTTATACGATTTCGTAAGAAGAGCGAAAGAAGATAACGTTTACgaaccaataaatttgcaatggtatcTACAGTATAGGACCGATTTATGGAGAAATCACAAAATTATAAACCTGGTGCACacgttacttttatataaagaatcgcGGAAAAAAACCAAGCAATAAAACTACCAACAAGTTCAGATTCATTACAACAAAAAACttgtgaattaaaaaattgtaaaggttACAAAACTAGGAAAATCTGTTCAAGATGCGGGAAATATGTATGCTGCAAACgtacatttgataataagatcatttgtaaaaaaatgcagcgaagttgaataagatatatctctatataaataaaactgtaattctatttaattaaatataattgaaattaaacagaAGTAAATTTAGACGAAATTTACTGAaagtttatcattttatatatgtatatatatcagtTATAAATTGACCATTACCTAAATTAAATCATAAGAACCATTATTTCTTTAATcaccggtcattttgaccggACACGGTAGGAATAGGTATACACAAAATGTTGGTAGGTTTAGTATTAAAATAACTATTaattaatgtagtatcgtggggaaaaaacctggttagaaactaagCAAAAACAAGGTCGCTTGtccttcggttattagtttacatagaaaaagCCGGTGTGatcaaagtcacctagttcttgcgaagcGTTAACAGGACGGAATTAGACAAAGGGAAAAATAGCGCTAATGGAGTGGAGCGATTCGAATCCAAGGAGCGGTTAATCGAAAAGAGAGAGTGGGTCGAGAGGTCAgaattaatcgaggagtcgaagagtagagttgttagagttagcgttgtcgagttgcgttgttgagagtagagttgttagcgttgcggagttgcgtgagtagccaagttagagtaagattgttactattagttccatattaaacaaccatcgttttctgtcccattaatatctgtataactaatttaaaataaaataaatagtatcaaagaaatcgTATACCTAATactttccacgatactacattaagAAACAGATACattgtaattgtaataataGATAATCGAGGTCACTTTTATGGAATGTTTATTAATGTAACACGTCAAAGAATTTGGTAAatataagaaagatcattaaaAGTTATGAAAAAGATTCCTCTGAATTGTATTTTTCAAAAACATCATGACTGCTTAAATAGTACGCTACAGTCATTTCTCAATTACATGGATAGCATAATTTTTACTAGCTTTATTGGAATCGAAAATGTATTATATCCCTTTTTTTTAagcgaaattttattccacCGTGAATTCTGTGTTCATGAATGcgttgaaatttttaacatAGAAAGGAAATGGGTCGTCTAGCTACTCGTCAATTTTATGTAAGGTTCTTTGCCTTCTACGCTTCTAAGAGAGACCAAGTTGGAATAGGTAaaagtacaaattttattttatgcaatatacaaattatatgcATTTAGATTGCTGCGTAATCATCGCGTGTCATTGTTCATAGATAAGGGAATTTAACTTTATTGGAAACAAGTTCTACAATTCTGCAAATTCTGAAATAACTCATGCTCTGTTCAAATTATtggaaaaaaattatattaatgttaAGTATAAGAAAAAAAGGATCGACCGagacttttttaaataaaaaatactaataacagatttatgataaaatttttgttaatagCAATGTAAATATACGTGGTTAATAAGTAGCATCTAAAAAAGTTTGCTCTTTGCTACGAGAAAAATGATCGAAGCTTAAGTGTTATTGCCAAGGTGTTCATAAGCGGGAGTTCCTGAActatctactactactactagaCAGCTTGTGAGATTTTCTGGTATGCCGTGCTTTTGAAGCTTCTAGAGGAATACCTTCGATACTTGCAGAAATTGTAACATTGTAAGTAACTAATAACTCTCCGTCTCCATTCTCGTCCCCATTcccaaattttcatattttaggtAACAATAGCGTAGCTGCTATGTATTTCCATCACGATACCGGTCATAAAAATCATTAGAAACTGCCAGAAATATGAGAATGCGCATATCATCGTGCAGTCGATTAGTTAAAAATTCAACTAATACTGCATTGTAGTCAGAATTACATGAACACAGGTTCCGTTAAAATAACTCGATACTATTCCATTTCTGCCATTTAAAGATTCACTAAGTAATGGTAATGATAATTCGTTAGTTTGCAGATCTTTTTTAACAGTTcgatacattatatttataagaatGTACATTCGTTCGTACGCTAATTGCGTATTAAAGTATGCAAATCCAATCAGTCACGGCAAAGATATCGTGTAAACTAATCGGGAAGGACGTGTAGCGGCGTACACTTAATTGGAATTGATGTGCTCTACAACAACATGCATTCGAGAACTTTACCGATCCAAATAGTTTCGAACTAATTATTTCACCAAGTTTCTCGGCTTACCACGATTCATCCTATAGGTTAAACTGTGCACAGAATCGCAGAAAGCTCTGATTTCGATTACTTATCATAGTTGCTGATAATACTCAAAATAGCAACTAATTAAATGTGTTTGATGTGTTTGATTTGTGcttaaattctataaataacCCGTTTCTTGCATTGGAAAATCCTGcatagttaaatatttaaaccAATGTTCGAAATTAGACGTCCCCAATTAACTAACGTTAAAGTATGGCGATGATTTAGAGAAGTATTACAAAgaacttcattgtaatattcaCGTAACTTAGCTCGCTACGTGGGTTACTCGCCGGAGGCCTAGGGCACGAGATTTCACACTGCACTTCTCTCTTTTGTCTCAACGGAGTCCTAGGTCATCACGTGACGCTCTCATACATACTAGGGATGGGATACATACATGTGTGTGTTTTTGTTCTACGTTCCCTCACTCTCGCACGTTGGTAATACAAATGTACTATATATTCAACAATTAGTTTTTAAACTCTcacttttatctatttttagttcATCCTCTGAGCAAGTACTCTAcataataagtataatttagTTGAGACATTTGTTACTATTATACACAATCGCACTAGAAGAACTTCGAAGAAATGACATGATAAACTTACCTGGCTTTTCATTGGATCTGTGTTAATCTGACACATGTAGCGTCCCTCATCTTCCTGTTGTACGTTCTTTATGTGAAGATTCCACGTAGTATGGTCACTATGAGATACCAAGACCCTGTTATTGTGAGTTATTACGTGATCGTGGATCGCTTGGATCGCCTTAGTATCCACTTTCACCCTACCAACCTAcggaaatatttatctattACAAGAAAAACGATGCAAACAACTAAATTGATAGTTTAACGTCGATACGGTATTGCAATATTTTAAACGTTCAATAAGATCGATTTCATGAATATTAAAGTTTCTTATCATTCTTCGCAGGATATCTTGAAGAAGATAAATTATTCTCTTAAACTCGATTTACTGTCCTATTTTTTAACCATAACTTTTCTTACAAACAAACATTCTACTTGAAGGAAAAATTATGTCGTACGATGCCAATTGATTATATCGTTACGTAGCTTCcaattcgaaaataaaattcgcaaaGTAGCGTTTCAGACGCAATGAAACGACGGTTGGTTGGAGAGATGTGGCAGAGTGTTCGATTCTTGAAATTAGCTTTAATTTAATGTAGCGAGTAATTTGCTAGAGCTAGAGGCATGTAGGTTAAACCTGCTAGTCAAATGTAAGTCCTCAAGCCAGTCAGATCGAAAGGGTTAATGAGACGGTGGCACACTGAGCAAACGAGAACGATCAGAAAGCACAGAGGTGTTCATAGATTTCGATGGTCGAGAACACCGCAATTTCCCTATAGACAGGCCGAATACGGAATGCAAACAAGCCGGATACGTACGACACGGCCGGGGAGACACGTATAGGCGGAGCGTATGCGTCTTGTATTTCCTTGACCAAACTTCGGAACGATATTTGCATTTTCCTTAGAATATTCCAAATCTTGGGAAGTCGCAGAGGCGTATTATGGGGATCTCGAGAACGCTTGTATTAATAGAAAATGTGTTTTGGGGTGTACTGTAATGGTAATGCCGTAATGGTATTCGAAATTGTttccggagagtaactctctcCCTCCTAAAAAGATGTAGTTGAAATTTGTTTTCGCCGTATCCAAATATAAGTTCCAGAAATTAGCTAGTTAGGAAACCGAGCTGTTCatcgtgtaaaaatattgaatttgagTCAGAGTTATACATGattgttataattaaattaatttcatacagATTGAGATTTTGTCATTTGCTTGTTTTAACAATATCTCTTGTATAATATTAGTTTTATTTCTGGCACTTCAAATATAAATCTGCTACTGGAacaatttaattagaatttttagaatatgATGCAGTTAGTTTAATTGGTTGGTTTAAGATACGATCGGATAAAGGGTGTTATATTACGAAACATTCTAGCAAAAATTGTGTATGCACGGTTCAGTAGCATTGTTGGACTTACTGTGACTCGGCACtaagttttaaataaaaaattagctGCAGCAAATTTGCTTGTTACCACTTTACTATCGCGTAATGTCATTAGATGATCGTAACTAGATTATTTATCTCTTTATAACTGTGTCAAAGCGGTCTTAATGAGAGGGAGCAGGCTTGCTGCTATACAACACCTCGCGCTCACCTTCTGTGAACAGCTACTCTTTGAATTTTTGACGTCGTCTCTTTACTATGATCCATCTTCTCATTTGTCTAATTCGTTGAAGTTGAAACACGGGTTACACGGACGGCCTTCATTTACGGTAAGATAAACTGTACAATTTTTCATACGTGTATAACCAAATATTTATAGTTTATAGGATAAAAGTTGTTCCCTGTTCTAACCGAgcaaacattaatttatttgcCTGGTCGTCTCTATTCTATTTGAAAATTGCTAGCTTAAACGTTGACGTATAGAAGATGGCAAGGCTGCCATTGtacaaattgggtaataacagtTTCAATAGTAGCAAACAGAAACTTTGTATTAGTACACCCTACGATGCGTAACTGAATTGTCTTCACAGTGACGAATATGAAATTCAATACGACAGGAAAAATGGTTCTATTTTTGTGTTCAAATATAAGGATGTGACAGTATGAAGAATATCGAATGAAGAATACTTGCCGGTTTAGTGGTATATGTATACGTTGTTTCAGGAATTGGTTTTGTTGGCGAAGATGCTTTACTTGGATACTTGGATACTTGGAAGAAAGTTCTCAAGTACATCTTATACCGACTAGTCACGTATTTAATACGTTATTTATTTCGGATGTGTGCTAGTGACTGCATTTTCATTATCCGCGTCGAGATACAGGATAGAAGACATTTCTacatattctattattttctatgattgtatgaaaaaattccttaaaacaaaatttttcgttctgaaaaatttggaaagaaaattgtataaagcgAGTATAAAACTGCAAAAAAGCTACTACGATTCTTTCTGTCAATGAGACACAGAAAGATTTGAATAAAATGCAATTCTATAATTGCGATTTGTAATGAATCTTTCCTAAATTCTTGCCTTTTTACAATGGATAAAACAATAGCGTAGACGAGGGAAAAaagttaaacaaataaaaaatctgGCCGGTGTACGCGTGTCCCACCTtcatcgaatgaattttcattagggCTAACTTACCCTGTAGCACCCTAAATGATTGACCAGACACGTAAAAGTTGCGTCCCTTCCCAGCGATACCGTTACATTTTGGATAGTATCAGCGAATTCGGGTGGAAAAGCACTGCCTGAAACAGGTACGATGCACGTGAGAAACTTTTTAGATTTGCATATCTTGCTCCCTGCAATTTAAAGACATGACGTTCATTTACTAAGTGAAATACACTTGATAAAGAATTATAGAACAGTTATAGAGCAGAGAGCAGGAAACGAGATAAGTTTTGTCTAGTAAACGGAAGATTACATAGTCGCGGAGGGTTGGAAAATTCCGTGGTTCTAATTAATTAGCAGATGTAGAAGAGTTTGTGCTTTTACTTTAACATTTCTGCTCCTATGAGAAAACATATCTTCctttctaaaaattaaaatattttcaatcgcGAAAAGGAACACGTATCGAT harbors:
- the LOC125385267 gene encoding uncharacterized protein LOC125385267, producing MKTVLFSSSGSKICKSKKFLTCIVPVSGSAFPPEFADTIQNVTVSLGRDATFTCLVNHLGCYRVGRVKVDTKAIQAIHDHVITHNNRVLVSHSDHTTWNLHIKNVQQEDEGRYMCQINTDPMKSQSTCSEDELKIDKSESLKTNC